A part of Ursus arctos isolate Adak ecotype North America chromosome X, UrsArc2.0, whole genome shotgun sequence genomic DNA contains:
- the LOC113242152 gene encoding putative P2Y purinoceptor 10: MGSNSTNSIRTKCTDLQVSFQYSLYATTYILIFIPGLLANSAALWVLCRFISKKNKAIIFMINLSVADLAHVLSLPLRIYYYISHHWPFQKALCLLCFYLKYLNMYASIYFLTCISLQRCFFLLKPFRARNWKRRYDVGISAAIWIIVGTACLPLPILRSSDLTNHTESCFADLGFQHISMASSIGMITIAELGGFFLPVVIITYCTWKTRKSLQEVQDPPQNTKERKKALWMVLMCAVVFIVCFTPYHFNFPFFMMVKQHVFSNCSLIKSTLCFHIISLCLANLNCCLDPIVYYFMTSEFRDRFSEHGGLALQSCVRCKDSALEIHHRKEDLQTISLEILNDSKTL, encoded by the coding sequence ATGGGAAGTAACAGCACAAACAGTATAAGAACAAAGTGCACTGATCTTCAAGTGTCATTTCAGTACTCTCTCTATGCAACCACCTACATCCTCATATTCATCCCTGGTCTTCTGGCCAACAGTGCAGCCTTGTGGGTTCTGTGCCGCTTcatcagcaagaaaaataaagccatcatTTTCATGATTAACCTCTCCGTGGCTGACCTTGCTCATGTGCTGTCTTTACCCCTCCGGATTTACTATTACATCAGCCACCACTGGCCCTTCCAGAAGGCCCTTTGCCTGCTGTGCTTCTACCTGAAGTATCTCAACATGTATGCCAGCATTTATTTCCTGACGTGCATCAGCCTTCAGAGATGTTTCTTTCTCCTCAAGCCCTTTAGGGCCAGAAACTGGAAGCGTAGGTACGATGTGGGCATCAGTGCTGCCATCTGGATCATTGTGGGGACTGCCTGTTTGCCACTTCCAATTTTGAGAAGTTCTGACTTAACCAACCACACTGAATCCTGCTTTGCTGATTTGGGGTTTCAACACATTAGCATGGCTTCCTCCATTGGCATGATAACTATAGCTGAACTTGGAGGGTTTTTTTTACCTGTTGTAATTATTACTTATTGCACGTGGAAAACGAGAAAATCTTTACAAGAAGTCCAAGATCCCCCTCAGAAtaccaaagagagaaaaaaggcttTGTGGATGGTCCTGATGTGTGCAGTGGTGTTCATTGTGTGTTTCACTCCCTACCACTTCAACTTCCCATTCTTTATGATGGTGAAACAACATGTCTTTTCAAACTGTTCCCTAATCAAAAGCACCTTATGTTTTCACATCATTTCTCTATGTCTTGCAAATCTGAATTGCTGTCTTGATCctattgtatattattttatgACCTCAGAATTCCGTGATAGGTTTTCAGAACACGGTGGTTTGGCTCTTCAGTCATGTGTGAGATGCAAAGACAGTGCTTTAGAAATTCATCACAGGAAGGAGGATCTTCAAACTATCTCTCTTGAAATTTTGAATGATTCCAAGACATTGTAA